In Primulina eburnea isolate SZY01 chromosome 14, ASM2296580v1, whole genome shotgun sequence, the following proteins share a genomic window:
- the LOC140812576 gene encoding uncharacterized protein isoform X2, whose product MDFKGVAWAGDVYQKFEAMCSEVEEVMYQDAVKYMENQAQKVGASVKKFYSEVMQDLMPSSCVDPVKVATGDLSLNPYAHTDLSKKPKSFSLQSPRELKKLKTEDEAISDTNSPPLCSEVLVQNTSSDLCSSKSKKFGVYRRPIGIKRISQMDRPSKLVGPATSLSELGSNGSASCGGGGSHLKSSGDMNLKSSLDSLERCDPGPVNQSSPVSDVKIESSVTDKLIAAGSGRQKKYESECTSSLGTSVNGTLISQTDLNNATNACDAKLVGEKVTASDEDTTIKNGSFFESYPDIRNTNTCNVEFAVEEIVLSDKDNFDMEVIQNEEAAKPRIETFEAFEGSNLEETCVFIEGGDLDFVSIGNRKHKSYKKKIRDALSAKLRSTRKEGHKDFCGKNNPEEMLPAHSIESGLKQKITDHDSLESEWELL is encoded by the exons ATGGATTTCAAAGGTGTAGCCTGGGCAGGTGATGTATACCAGAAGTTTGAGGCTATGTGTTCGGAGGTAGAAGAGGTTATGTACCAG GATGCTGTCAAGTACATGGAAAATCAGGCACAGAAAGTCGGTGCGAGTGTAAAGAAATTCTACTCAGAAGTAATGCAAGATTTAATGCCATCATCTTGTGTAGATCCCGTGAAAGTTGCTACTGGAGACTTATCTCTGAACCCTTATGCTCACACTGATCTTAGTAAGAAGCCAAAATCATTCTCATTACAAAGCCCAAGAGAGCTAAAGAAGTTAAAAACCGAAGATGAAGCAATCTCTGATACAAATTCGCCTCCTCTCTGTTCTGAAGTTTTGGTTCAAAATACATCCTCTGATTTGTGTTCTTCAAAAAGTAAAAAATTTGGAGTGTACCGACGTCCCATTGGAATCAAAAGGATTTCACAGATGGATCGGCCTTCAAAATTAGTGGGTCCAGCAACTTCTCTGTCGGAACTTGGGAGCAACGGGAGTGCATCATGTGGTGGTGGTGGAAGTCATTTGAAGTCCTCCGGTGACATGAATTTAAAATCATCCTTGGACTCTCTTGAAAGATGTGATCCTGGACCAGTAAACCAAAGTTCGCCTGTTTCTGATGTTAAAATCGAGTCCTCTGTTACTGACAAACTTATAGCAGCTGGATCTGGGAGGCAGAAGAAATACGAATCTGAGTGTACCTCATCTCTTG GTACATCTGTGAACGGCACTTTAATTTCTCAGACAGACTTGAATAATGCAACTAATGCATGCGACGCCAAATTAGTCGGTGAAAAAGTCACGGCATCTGATGAAG ACACAACCATAAAGAATGGCTCGTTTTTCGAGTCATATCCAGATATAAGGAATACTAATACATGCAATGTTGAGTTTGCTGTCGAGGAAATTGTGCTGTCTGACAAAG ATAACTTTGACATGGAGGTGATCCAGAATGAAGAAGCTGCTAAACCAAGAATTGAAACCTTCGAGGCTTTTGAAGGGTCGAACTTGGAGGAAACATGTGTTTTCATTGAAGGGGGCGATCTTGATTTTGTTTCAATAGGAAACAGAAAACATAAGTCGTACAAG AAAAAGATCCGTGACGCTCTTTCAGCAAAACTGAGGTCCACAAGGAAAGAAGGGCATAAAGATTTTTGTGGAAAGAACAATCCAGAGGAGATGCTTCCTGCTCATTCTATAGAATCTGGCCTGAAACAAAAAATAACGGATCACGATTCTTTGGAATCTGAGTGGGAGCTTCTGTAG
- the LOC140812576 gene encoding uncharacterized protein isoform X1, with protein MDFKGVAWAGDVYQKFEAMCSEVEEVMYQDAVKYMENQAQKVGASVKKFYSEVMQDLMPSSCVDPVKVATGDLSLNPYAHTDLSKKPKSFSLQSPRELKKLKTEDEAISDTNSPPLCSEVLVQNTSSDLCSSKSKKFGVYRRPIGIKRISQMDRPSKLVGPATSLSELGSNGSASCGGGGSHLKSSGDMNLKSSLDSLERCDPGPVNQSSPVSDVKIESSVTDKLIAAGSGRQKKYESECTSSLGTSVNGTLISQTDLNNATNACDAKLVGEKVTASDEVSDTTIKNGSFFESYPDIRNTNTCNVEFAVEEIVLSDKDNFDMEVIQNEEAAKPRIETFEAFEGSNLEETCVFIEGGDLDFVSIGNRKHKSYKKKIRDALSAKLRSTRKEGHKDFCGKNNPEEMLPAHSIESGLKQKITDHDSLESEWELL; from the exons ATGGATTTCAAAGGTGTAGCCTGGGCAGGTGATGTATACCAGAAGTTTGAGGCTATGTGTTCGGAGGTAGAAGAGGTTATGTACCAG GATGCTGTCAAGTACATGGAAAATCAGGCACAGAAAGTCGGTGCGAGTGTAAAGAAATTCTACTCAGAAGTAATGCAAGATTTAATGCCATCATCTTGTGTAGATCCCGTGAAAGTTGCTACTGGAGACTTATCTCTGAACCCTTATGCTCACACTGATCTTAGTAAGAAGCCAAAATCATTCTCATTACAAAGCCCAAGAGAGCTAAAGAAGTTAAAAACCGAAGATGAAGCAATCTCTGATACAAATTCGCCTCCTCTCTGTTCTGAAGTTTTGGTTCAAAATACATCCTCTGATTTGTGTTCTTCAAAAAGTAAAAAATTTGGAGTGTACCGACGTCCCATTGGAATCAAAAGGATTTCACAGATGGATCGGCCTTCAAAATTAGTGGGTCCAGCAACTTCTCTGTCGGAACTTGGGAGCAACGGGAGTGCATCATGTGGTGGTGGTGGAAGTCATTTGAAGTCCTCCGGTGACATGAATTTAAAATCATCCTTGGACTCTCTTGAAAGATGTGATCCTGGACCAGTAAACCAAAGTTCGCCTGTTTCTGATGTTAAAATCGAGTCCTCTGTTACTGACAAACTTATAGCAGCTGGATCTGGGAGGCAGAAGAAATACGAATCTGAGTGTACCTCATCTCTTG GTACATCTGTGAACGGCACTTTAATTTCTCAGACAGACTTGAATAATGCAACTAATGCATGCGACGCCAAATTAGTCGGTGAAAAAGTCACGGCATCTGATGAAG TTTCAGACACAACCATAAAGAATGGCTCGTTTTTCGAGTCATATCCAGATATAAGGAATACTAATACATGCAATGTTGAGTTTGCTGTCGAGGAAATTGTGCTGTCTGACAAAG ATAACTTTGACATGGAGGTGATCCAGAATGAAGAAGCTGCTAAACCAAGAATTGAAACCTTCGAGGCTTTTGAAGGGTCGAACTTGGAGGAAACATGTGTTTTCATTGAAGGGGGCGATCTTGATTTTGTTTCAATAGGAAACAGAAAACATAAGTCGTACAAG AAAAAGATCCGTGACGCTCTTTCAGCAAAACTGAGGTCCACAAGGAAAGAAGGGCATAAAGATTTTTGTGGAAAGAACAATCCAGAGGAGATGCTTCCTGCTCATTCTATAGAATCTGGCCTGAAACAAAAAATAACGGATCACGATTCTTTGGAATCTGAGTGGGAGCTTCTGTAG
- the LOC140812975 gene encoding ABC transporter G family member 10-like, giving the protein MELPVKKPYSVHQETAQYKIKTKDLSYTLFPRYGWLGWREGSSCNAKCILKNVNCEAKPGELTAITGPSGAGKTTLLEILAGMIVPFRVSGQILVNDQPMDEEHFRRVSGYVTQNEALFPLLTVEETLTYNARLRLKAGPDKVRNRIQRLLKELGLEHIAGVRVGSESSRGISGGEKRRVSIGLDLVHNPAVLLLDEPTSGLDSASALHVMMILKSMAENQRKTIILTIHQPGFRILELFEKVILLSNGVVLHDGSLHLLEERFNSAGHFIPRHVNVLEFAVDMIESLQKEENDVKPYEMQQESDCISKNTEGNRISYCNSPFKEVLILSQRFSLNIFRTKQLFAARMIQASLVGIMLGTIFINAFSDSVKTKVQNQLGFFAFSLTFLMSSTTEALPIFLQEKIILMRETSRGAYRVSSYIIANTIVYFQFLLVVSILYATPVYWLVGLRREIDGFLYFFLVVWMVVLMSNSFVACFSALVPNFIMGMSLVAGIMGSFFLFSGYFLSKDAIPKYWKFMQYLSLFKYPFECLMINEYGGEQGKLRCLDTIEGQCLIYGDRFLMGQSLKESQKWNNLVVMSCFIFCYRFVGFLSLWYRSYRPAS; this is encoded by the coding sequence ATGGAGTTGCCTGTGAAGAAACCATATTCTGTTCACCAAGAAACTGctcaatataaaataaagacTAAAGATTTATCATACACATTGTTTCCAAGATATGGTTGGCTTGGGTGGAGAGAGGGCTCAAGCTGCAATGCTAAGTGCATTTTGaagaatgtgaattgtgaagCCAAACCGGGAGAACTTACAGCGATTACTGGTCCAAGTGGAGCTGGGAAAACCACATTACTAGAAATTCTAGCAGGGATGATAGTCCCGTTTAGGGTTTCCGGTCAGATTCTTGTCAACGACCAGCCTATGGACGAAGAACATTTTCGCAGAGTATCAGGTTATGTGACGCAAAATGAAGCTCTCTTTCCACTCCTAACGGTTGAAGAGACGCTGACTTACAATGCACGTCTGAGGCTTAAAGCGGGTCCTGATAAGGTCAGAAATCGAATCCAAAGGCTGCTGAAGGAACTGGGACTGGAGCACATTGCTGGTGTCCGAGTCGGGAGTGAATCGAGCCGTGGAATTTCAGGGGGCGAGAAGCGTAGAGTGTCCATTGGGTTGGATTTAGTGCATAACCCTGCAGTTCTTCTGCTTGATGAACCTACTTCCGGACTTGACTCGGCCTCTGCTCTTCATGTTATGATGATTCTCAAATCCATGGCCGAGAACCAACGTAAGACGATAATACTAACAATCCATCAACCGGGATTTCGGATTCTTGAATTATTCGAGAAAGTTATACTGCTATCCAATGGCGTGGTTCTTCACGACGGTTCTTTGCATCTCCTAGAGGAACGGTTTAACTCTGCGGGCCATTTCATCCCTCGGCATGTAAATGTGCTTGAATTTGCAGTTGATATGATAGAAAGCCTGCAGAAAGAAGAAAATGACGTCAAACCTTACGAAATGCAGCAAGAAAGTGATTGTATCTCCAAAAATACAGAAGGAAATCGAATATCATACTGCAATTCCCCATTCAAAGAGGTGCTGATTCTCAGCCAGAGATTCTCCTTGAACATTTTCAGAACCAAACAGCTTTTCGCAGCAAGGATGATTCAAGCATCACTGGTGGGAATCATGTTAGGGACGATTTTCATCAATGCCTTCAGTGACTCCGTGAAAACGAAGGTGCAAAACCAATTGGGATTCTTTGCCTTTAGTCTTACATTCTTAATGTCATCAACAACGGAAGCTCTTCCAATTTTCTTGCAAGAAAAAATAATTCTAATGAGAGAGACTTCAAGGGGAGCATATAGAGTATCTTCTTACATCATAGCAAACACCATAGTGTATTTCCAATTCCTACTAGTAGTTTCTATTCTCTACGCAACTCCCGTATATTGGCTTGTTGGGTTGAGGCGAGAAATTGATGGATTTCTCTACTTCTTTCTAGTAGTTTGGATGGTTGTCTTGATGTCAAACTCTTTTGTAGCGTGCTTCAGTGCACTGGTGCCAAATTTCATCATGGGAATGTCTCTGGTCGCTGGTATTATGGGGTCGTTTTTCCTGTTCTCGGGATACTTTCTATCAAAGGATGCAATACCCAAGTATTGGAAATTCATGCAGTACCTGAGCCTGTTCAAGTATCCATTTGAATGTTTAATGATCAATGAGTATGGAGGCGAACAGGGGAAGTTGAGGTGCTTAGACACTATAGAAGGCCAGTGTTTAATTTATGGGGATCGATTCTTGATGGGGCAAAGTTTGAAGGAGTCACAGAAATGGAATAATTTGGTCGTGATGTCGTGTTTCATTTTTTGTTACAGATTCGTAGGTTTTTTGAGTCTCTGGTACAGATCATACAGACCCGCAAGTTAA
- the LOC140812976 gene encoding transcription factor bHLH30-like, translating into MDFCNNFDGFSDNCFGFQEVSNEGLSLVLDGKRGERVKPLVKPGRKVTGAEKALLALRNHSEAERRRRERINAHLTTLRGLIPGTAKMDKAALLAEVVNQVKELRDHATEVTRGTLVPTDIDELIVEREDQDDENSVSIRASLCCDFKTELLSDIREAIEALPLKTVRAEIATLGSRMINVFVIAGCNADVEGSQLLVDSVRKTLRSVLDKFYESEEFSSRNTMSDKRRRVSLFSSLNSPSHGDIW; encoded by the exons atgGATTTTTGCAACAACTTTGACGGGTTTTCAGACAACTGTTTTGGGTTTCAAGAGGTTTCAAACGAGGGGTTATCATTGGTTTTGGATGGTAAGAGAGGAGAGCGTGTGAAGCCTCTCGTTAAGCCTGGACGAAAGGTAACCGGTGCAGAGAAGGCATTGTTAGCTTTGAGGAACCACAGTGAGGCTGAAAGGAGGAGAAGAGAAAGAATAAATGCTCATTTGACCACTCTTAGGGGTTTAATTCCTGGCACAGCTAAG ATGGACAAAGCAGCATTACTTGCTGAAGTAGTAAATCAagtaaaggaattaagagaccATGCGACTGAAGTTACTAGAGGCACGCTCGTGCCAACAGATATTGATGAATTGATAGTAGAACGAGAAGACCAGGACGATGAAAATTCCGTTTCTATACGAGCATCCCTGTGTTGTGATTTCAAAACCGAGCTTCTATCCGATATAAGAGAAGCCATTGAAGCTCTCCCTTTAAAAACAGTAAGAGCGGAGATTGCTACCTTGGGAAGTAGAATGATAAATGTTTTTGTGATTGCTGGATGCAATGCTGATGTGGAAGGATCCCAACTTCTTGTTGATTCTGTTCGTAAGACTTTAAGGTCTGTGCTCGATAAATTTTATGAGTCAGAAGAATTCTCATCAAGAAATACTATGTCTGATAAAAGGAGGAGAGTTTCCTTATTCAGTTCTTTGAACTCACCTTCTCACGGAGATATATGGTGA